A section of the Hevea brasiliensis isolate MT/VB/25A 57/8 chromosome 17, ASM3005281v1, whole genome shotgun sequence genome encodes:
- the LOC110672506 gene encoding cytochrome P450 71AP13, producing the protein MALDQWLKDLGFKPSLVLATIFVAMVLRFLPKEKQRKKYLNLPPGPGKLPFIGNLHQLGNMPHISLHRLAHKYGPIIFLQLGQIPTVVISSSNLAKQVLKAHDLALCSRPQLYSAKYLFYDCTDIAFAPYGAYWRNIRKICILELLSAKRVQSFGYIRKEEVARLVARIGESYPDTTNLSKMIGLYANDVLCRVALGRDFSRGGEYDRHGFQKMLDDYQALLGGFSLGDYFPSMEFVHSLTGMKSKLINTYRRFDQFFDGVINEHRNNSEGKLEEQKDLVDVLLDIQKNGSSDSDTPLTMDNVKAVILDMFAAGTDTTFITLDWTMTELIMNPRVMEKAQAEIRSIVGERKVVQESDLLQFHYMKAVIKEIFRLHPPVPVLVPRESLEDVVIDGYDIPAKTRIYVNVWAMGRDPEQWENPETFQPERFMGSSIDFKGQGFELIPFGAGRRSCPAITFATATVELALAQLLHSFDWELPPGIKAGDIDNTEAFGISMHRIVPLHVIAKTRFQ; encoded by the exons ATGGCTCTCGATCAATGGCTGAAGGACTTAGGCTTCAAGCCTTCCTTGGTTTTAGCGACCATCTTTGTAGCAATGGTCCTCAGGTTTCTACCGaaggaaaaacaaaggaaaaaataccTCAATCTCCCACCAGGGCCTGGAAAGTTGCCCTTCATTGGCAACCTTCACCAGCTGGGTAACATGCCTCACATATCTCTCCACCGGTTGGCTCACAAGTATGGTCCAATCATATTCTTACAGCTTGGTCAGATCCCAACTGTTGTCATTTCTTCCTCTAATTTGGCTAAGCAAGTGCTCAAAGCCCATGATCTTGCACTCTGTAGCCGACCTCAACTATATTCAGCCAAATACCTATTCTACGATTGCACTGATATTGCGTTCGCCCCTTACGGTGCCTACTGGAGGAATATTAGGAAAATTTGCATACTGGAGCTACTCAGTGCCAAGCGAGTCCAATCATTTGGCTATATCAGAAAAGAAGAAGTTGCCCGTTTGGTTGCTCGGATCGGAGAGTCTTATCCTGACACCACCAATCTAAGCAAGATGATTGGACTATATGCAAATGATGTCCTTTGTAGGGTGGCTCTTGGAAGGGACTTCTCACGAGGAGGGGAGTATGATCGGCATGGCTTCCAGAAGATGCTCGACGATTACCAAGCGCTGCTTGGAGGATTCAGTCTTGGAGACTATTTTCCTTCCATGGAATTTGTGCACAGCTTAACAGGAATGAAGTCTAAACTCATCAACACCTATAGACGTTTCGATCAGTTCTTCGATGGGGTCATTAATGAACACCGTAATAATTCCGAGGGAAAACTAGAGGAGCAGAAGGACCTTGTAGATGTCTTACTTGATATACAGAAGAATGGATCTTCTGATAGTGATACGCCTCTTACCATGGATAACGTTAAAGCTGTGATCTTG GACATGTTTGCTGCTGGAACTGATACAACTTTCATAACGCTTGATTGGACAATGACAGAGCTGATCATGAATCCCAGAGTCATGGAAAAAGCACAAGCTGAAATAAGAAGCATTGTTGGGGAGAGAAAAGTTGTGCAAGAGAGTGATCTGCTTCAGTTTCACTATATGAAAGCTGTGATCAAAGAGATCTTCCGATTACATCCTCCTGTCCCAGTTTTAGTCCCAAGAGAATCCTTGGAAGATGTTGTGATTGATGGGTACGATATCCCAGCCAAAACACGAATTTATGTCAATGTCTGGGCAATGGGAAGGGATCCAGAACAATGGGAAAATCCAGAAACATTTCAACCAGAAAGATTTATGGGCAGCAGCATAGATTTCAAAGGGCAGGGTTTTGAATTGATACCTTTTGGAGCTGGTAGAAGAAGCTGCCCAGCTATCACATTTGCAACAGCAACCGTTGAGCTTGCTTTAGCCCAACTTCTCCACAGCTTTGATTGGGAGCTCCCTCCTGGAATAAAAGCTGGTGATATAGATAATACTGAAGCTTTTGGCATCTCAATGCACAGGATAGTTCCTCTGCACGTCATTGCCAAAACACGCTTCCAGTAA